In Mycoplasmopsis fermentans PG18, one genomic interval encodes:
- the ptsP gene encoding phosphoenolpyruvate--protein phosphotransferase has protein sequence MTIKGIGASRGIAVAKVFKIEELPVNITEKAKDADHELKLYNDAVKKAGEKVEATKKLAKTPEQAAIFDAHLQIINDPWALETITGRIKDNKETAEYATKAFYEEMATMFSNMDDAYMKERAADVKDVMKKLLYILNDIEEPDLTAIDKEVIIVAYDLSPSQTVQLNKKYVKGFATNIGGPTSHTAIMARSMNIPSVVGTNNVLESVKNGQTIIIDGIKGEVIVDPTKEESEHYKKEEAKYIKYLETIAKYKGKKSITKDKHHVELAANIGRPKDVDAVIDNDAEAIGLFRSEFLYMDNEHWPTEEEQFAAYKEVVERMKGKRVVIRTLDIGGDKTLKYFTFPHEMNPFLGYRAIRLCLKEIEIFKTQLRALVRASAYGKVAIMFPMITNIPEFLQAKKLYEEAYSEVKKAGHKIAPKKDIEVGLMMETPAAAVLSDQFCKYADFVSIGTNDLIQYSMAADRMSETISYLYQPLNPSILRLVKMVIDGAHKHGKWAGMCGEMAGDRRALPLLLGLGLDEFSMSAGNVLASRELVSQLSKKDMEELAAQAIELDSEEQVIKLLNKALKLK, from the coding sequence ATGACAATTAAAGGAATCGGAGCAAGTCGTGGAATCGCGGTTGCAAAAGTTTTTAAAATTGAAGAACTACCAGTCAATATTACTGAAAAAGCTAAGGATGCAGATCATGAATTAAAACTATATAATGATGCTGTTAAAAAAGCTGGTGAAAAAGTTGAAGCTACTAAAAAATTAGCTAAAACTCCTGAACAAGCTGCTATTTTTGATGCGCATTTACAAATTATTAATGACCCTTGAGCTTTAGAAACAATTACAGGTAGAATCAAAGACAATAAAGAAACAGCAGAATATGCTACAAAAGCTTTCTATGAAGAAATGGCAACAATGTTTTCAAATATGGACGATGCCTACATGAAAGAAAGAGCTGCTGATGTTAAAGATGTTATGAAAAAACTTCTTTACATTTTAAATGACATTGAAGAACCTGATTTAACTGCTATTGATAAAGAAGTAATTATTGTGGCTTATGATTTAAGTCCTTCTCAAACTGTTCAATTAAATAAAAAATATGTTAAAGGTTTTGCAACCAACATTGGTGGACCAACAAGTCATACAGCAATTATGGCTAGAAGCATGAACATTCCTTCAGTAGTTGGAACAAACAATGTTTTAGAATCAGTTAAAAATGGTCAAACAATTATTATTGATGGAATCAAAGGCGAAGTAATTGTTGATCCTACAAAAGAAGAATCAGAACACTATAAAAAAGAAGAAGCTAAATACATTAAATATTTAGAAACAATTGCTAAATACAAAGGTAAAAAATCAATTACTAAAGATAAACATCATGTTGAATTAGCTGCAAATATTGGACGTCCAAAAGATGTTGATGCAGTTATTGACAATGATGCTGAAGCAATTGGGTTATTCCGTTCAGAATTCTTATACATGGATAATGAACACTGACCAACAGAAGAAGAACAATTTGCTGCTTATAAAGAAGTAGTTGAAAGAATGAAAGGTAAAAGAGTTGTTATTAGAACACTAGATATTGGTGGTGATAAAACTCTTAAATACTTTACATTCCCTCACGAAATGAACCCATTCTTAGGTTATCGTGCAATAAGACTTTGTCTTAAAGAAATTGAAATCTTTAAAACTCAACTTAGAGCTTTAGTTAGAGCAAGTGCTTATGGTAAAGTTGCTATTATGTTCCCAATGATAACAAACATTCCAGAATTCTTGCAAGCTAAAAAACTTTATGAAGAAGCTTATAGTGAAGTTAAAAAAGCAGGACACAAAATTGCTCCTAAAAAGGATATTGAAGTAGGTCTTATGATGGAAACCCCTGCTGCTGCTGTATTAAGCGATCAATTCTGTAAATATGCAGACTTTGTTTCGATTGGAACTAATGACTTAATTCAATACTCAATGGCTGCAGATAGAATGAGTGAAACTATTTCATACCTATATCAACCGCTTAACCCTTCTATTTTAAGATTAGTAAAAATGGTTATTGATGGTGCTCACAAACATGGTAAATGGGCTGGTATGTGCGGTGAAATGGCCGGAGATAGACGCGCATTGCCTTTACTTTTAGGTTTAGGTTTAGATGAATTTAGTATGTCTGCTGGTAATGTTTTAGCTTCAAGAGAATTGGTATCTCAATTAAGCAAAAAAGACATGGAAGAATTGGCTGCTCAAGCTATTGAATTAGATAGTGAAGAACAAGTTATTAAACTTTTAAATAAAGCTTTAAAATTAAAATAA
- a CDS encoding arginine deiminase family protein — protein sequence MKKINVYSEYGKLKEVLVHTPGDEIRRIAPSRLDELLFSAILEPDSAIAEHKRFVQLLKDNGIKVIQLDELFAKTFDLVSESVKQSLIERWLDECEPKLDATLRAKVKEYILELKAKSSKKMVRVMMAGIDKKELGIELDRDLVVDPMPNLYFTRDPFASVGNGISLHHMKYVTRQRETIFSEFIFDNNLDYNTVPRWFDRKDEGRIEGGDVFIYSADTLVVGVSERTNKEAINVMARKIAADKEVKFKRIYAINVPPMPNLMHLDTWLTMLDKNKFLYSPNMLSVLKVWRIDLNDPDFVWHEIEGSLEEILEQIIGMKPILIPIAGKGASQLDIDIETHFDGTNYLTIAPSVVVGYSRNEKTEKALKAAKVKVLSFEGNQLSLGMGSARCMSMPLIREDIKKK from the coding sequence ATGAAAAAAATTAATGTTTACAGTGAATACGGAAAACTTAAGGAAGTACTTGTTCACACACCTGGAGACGAAATTAGGCGCATCGCGCCTTCTCGCCTCGATGAACTATTATTTTCAGCAATTTTGGAACCAGATTCTGCAATTGCGGAACATAAAAGATTTGTTCAATTATTAAAAGATAACGGAATTAAAGTTATTCAATTGGACGAATTATTCGCTAAAACTTTTGACTTGGTTAGCGAATCAGTTAAGCAATCATTAATTGAAAGATGATTAGATGAATGCGAACCAAAATTAGATGCTACATTAAGAGCTAAAGTAAAAGAATACATTCTTGAACTTAAAGCTAAATCATCTAAAAAAATGGTTAGAGTTATGATGGCTGGTATCGACAAAAAAGAACTTGGTATCGAATTAGATAGAGATCTTGTAGTTGACCCTATGCCAAACTTATACTTTACACGTGATCCATTTGCATCAGTTGGTAATGGTATTTCATTACACCACATGAAATATGTCACAAGACAAAGAGAAACAATATTCTCAGAATTTATCTTTGACAATAACCTTGATTACAATACAGTACCTCGTTGATTCGACAGAAAAGATGAAGGAAGAATTGAAGGTGGAGACGTATTTATCTACTCAGCAGATACATTAGTAGTAGGCGTTAGCGAAAGAACTAACAAAGAAGCTATTAACGTTATGGCTCGTAAAATAGCAGCGGACAAAGAAGTTAAATTCAAAAGAATTTATGCAATCAATGTTCCTCCTATGCCAAACTTAATGCACTTAGATACATGATTAACAATGTTAGATAAGAATAAATTCTTATACTCACCAAACATGTTATCAGTATTAAAAGTTTGAAGAATCGACTTAAATGACCCTGATTTTGTATGACACGAAATTGAAGGTTCATTAGAAGAAATTCTTGAACAAATTATTGGTATGAAACCTATCTTAATTCCTATCGCAGGTAAAGGAGCAAGTCAATTAGATATTGATATCGAAACTCACTTCGATGGTACAAACTACTTGACAATTGCACCTAGTGTTGTAGTTGGATATTCAAGAAATGAAAAAACTGAAAAAGCTCTTAAAGCAGCTAAAGTTAAAGTTTTATCATTCGAAGGAAACCAACTTTCATTAGGCATGGGTTCAGCAAGATGTATGTCAATGCCTCTTATTAGAGAAGACATTAAGAAAAAATAA
- a CDS encoding MAGa7180 family putative nuclease has translation MNRVKKLTKRKFYNGQDYILDERKQTIKLTTNFHNTLLNSLGTFNGFKKFGGSSIGNVLETDSFKSHFQAFCFMSRLSMPVLQTKYIDAGVAIEPKVFELMQNKFNEMHQKDIKRGKVSADSQPTKVIHIEAANVGYDYFKGKHDILGGVPDGLIPSKNIVVEVKTVQEKKKVDWDAPNNKVPLDYKKQAQLYAYLLGYDKYMIAAAFLKEEDYADPENFPINERYFATYPFKVDKKMAEDDANTIIEFWKRYSQLGESPKYNLTKDRDLVDYLRCHNEAEWKELFDRWKSLGKVDEDYEFN, from the coding sequence ATGAACAGAGTTAAAAAATTAACAAAAAGAAAATTCTATAATGGACAAGATTACATTTTAGATGAAAGAAAACAAACAATTAAATTAACAACCAATTTTCATAACACACTTTTAAATAGTTTAGGAACTTTTAATGGTTTCAAAAAATTTGGTGGTAGCTCAATTGGTAACGTCTTAGAAACAGATAGCTTCAAAAGTCATTTCCAAGCTTTTTGTTTTATGTCAAGATTAAGTATGCCAGTGTTACAAACTAAATATATAGATGCCGGGGTAGCTATAGAACCTAAAGTTTTTGAACTTATGCAAAATAAATTTAATGAAATGCATCAAAAAGATATTAAAAGAGGTAAAGTTAGTGCTGATAGTCAACCAACAAAAGTAATTCATATTGAAGCAGCAAATGTCGGATATGACTATTTTAAAGGCAAACACGACATTTTAGGTGGTGTTCCTGATGGTCTTATTCCTTCAAAAAATATTGTAGTTGAAGTTAAAACTGTTCAAGAAAAGAAAAAGGTTGATTGAGATGCTCCCAATAATAAAGTACCTCTTGATTACAAAAAACAAGCCCAACTTTATGCTTATTTATTAGGCTATGACAAATATATGATTGCAGCTGCATTCTTAAAAGAAGAAGACTACGCCGATCCTGAAAACTTTCCAATTAATGAAAGATATTTTGCAACTTATCCTTTTAAAGTTGATAAAAAAATGGCTGAAGATGATGCAAATACCATAATTGAATTTTGAAAAAGATATTCACAATTGGGTGAATCTCCTAAATACAATTTAACTAAAGATCGTGATTTAGTTGATTATTTAAGATGCCATAATGAAGCTGAATGAAAAGAATTGTTTGATCGTTGAAAATCATTAGGAAAAGTTGATGAAGATTATGAATTCAATTAA
- the arcC gene encoding carbamate kinase, with amino-acid sequence MSKIVIALGGNALGNNPEEQKELVKLPAKKIADLVKEGHQVLVGHGNGPQVGMIFNAFADAKKVNEKTPLVPFAEAGGMSQGYIGYHMLTAITNELRKKKIEKDVLYFLTQTIVDAKDKAFKNPTKPVGPFYKTLEEAELANPNSTIKEDAGRGFRKVVPSPLPLDFIGMKTIRKTFDADNVVIVGGGGGIPTIDEKGQYKGVDGVIDKDFALSKLATKVEANLFVILTAVEHVCVNFGKPNQKALKEVTVSELEQYIKEEQFAPGSMLPKVKAAIAFVNENPKNVAVIADLNKVSQAIEGKSGTRIIKG; translated from the coding sequence ATGTCAAAAATTGTTATAGCTTTAGGTGGAAACGCTTTAGGAAACAATCCTGAAGAACAAAAAGAATTAGTTAAATTACCTGCTAAAAAAATAGCAGATTTAGTTAAAGAAGGTCACCAAGTGCTTGTTGGTCATGGTAATGGTCCTCAAGTTGGAATGATCTTCAATGCCTTTGCTGATGCAAAAAAAGTTAATGAAAAAACTCCATTAGTACCTTTTGCAGAAGCAGGTGGTATGTCTCAAGGCTACATTGGTTATCACATGCTCACAGCGATAACCAATGAATTGAGAAAGAAAAAAATTGAAAAAGATGTTTTATACTTTTTGACTCAAACAATAGTTGATGCTAAAGATAAAGCATTTAAAAACCCTACAAAGCCAGTTGGTCCTTTCTATAAAACTTTAGAAGAAGCTGAATTGGCTAATCCTAATTCAACCATTAAAGAAGATGCTGGTCGTGGTTTTAGAAAAGTTGTTCCTTCACCACTTCCTCTTGACTTTATTGGAATGAAAACAATTAGAAAAACATTTGACGCTGATAATGTTGTTATAGTTGGTGGTGGTGGTGGCATACCTACTATCGACGAAAAAGGACAATATAAAGGTGTTGATGGCGTTATCGACAAAGATTTCGCTTTAAGTAAATTGGCTACAAAAGTTGAAGCAAACTTATTTGTGATTCTTACAGCAGTAGAACATGTTTGTGTTAACTTTGGTAAACCAAACCAAAAAGCTTTAAAAGAAGTAACTGTTTCTGAACTTGAACAATACATCAAAGAAGAACAATTTGCTCCAGGAAGTATGCTTCCTAAAGTTAAAGCTGCTATTGCTTTTGTTAACGAAAATCCAAAAAATGTAGCTGTTATTGCTGACTTAAACAAAGTATCACAAGCTATCGAAGGCAAAAGTGGTACAAGAATTATCAAAGGATAA
- the argF gene encoding ornithine carbamoyltransferase, translating into MPLNLKGRSLDSALNFTTDQINALIDLAIDLKRSKRQGLHANNRPLVGKNIAIMFQKDSTRTRCAFEVAAADLGASCTYIGPAGSNFGKKESIEDTAQVLGRFYDGIEFRGFKQSDVDALVKYSGVPVWNGLTDAEHPTQMLADYMTIKEFKGDLKGKKIVFAGDIKNNVARSIMIGAAFTGMNCVLCGPKEQAKIVKTGKGYKEVYEKCLELFKRNGGSITFEDDKIKAAKDADAIYTDVWVSLGEDFSLFEPRIKELGAFQVDMKMIKAAKEDVIFLHCLPAFHDDHTLFSAEIKEKFGKKYPVVATGAMEVTDEVFQSKCNRSIDQAENRLHTIKAVVLATIGY; encoded by the coding sequence ATGCCATTAAACTTAAAAGGTAGGAGTTTAGACTCAGCTCTAAATTTCACTACAGATCAAATTAATGCACTTATTGACCTTGCTATTGATTTAAAAAGATCAAAAAGACAAGGGTTACATGCTAACAATCGTCCACTTGTTGGAAAAAACATTGCTATCATGTTCCAAAAAGACTCTACTAGAACACGTTGCGCCTTTGAAGTGGCAGCAGCTGACTTAGGAGCATCTTGCACATATATCGGACCTGCAGGTTCTAACTTTGGTAAAAAAGAATCTATCGAAGACACTGCACAAGTTTTAGGAAGATTTTATGATGGTATCGAATTCAGAGGATTCAAACAATCTGATGTTGATGCGTTAGTTAAATATTCTGGAGTTCCAGTTTGAAATGGACTTACAGACGCCGAACACCCAACACAAATGTTGGCAGACTATATGACAATTAAGGAATTCAAAGGTGATCTTAAAGGCAAAAAAATTGTCTTTGCTGGAGACATCAAAAATAATGTTGCTCGTTCAATAATGATTGGTGCTGCTTTTACAGGAATGAACTGTGTTCTATGCGGACCTAAAGAACAAGCAAAAATTGTAAAAACTGGAAAAGGTTACAAAGAAGTTTACGAAAAATGTCTAGAATTATTCAAACGTAATGGTGGATCAATTACATTTGAAGACGACAAAATCAAAGCTGCTAAAGATGCAGATGCAATCTATACAGATGTTTGAGTATCATTAGGAGAAGACTTCTCATTATTTGAACCTCGTATCAAAGAATTAGGAGCATTCCAAGTTGATATGAAAATGATTAAAGCTGCAAAAGAAGACGTTATCTTCTTACACTGCTTACCAGCTTTCCACGATGACCACACATTATTCTCAGCTGAAATCAAAGAAAAATTTGGTAAAAAATACCCAGTAGTTGCAACTGGAGCTATGGAAGTTACTGATGAAGTATTCCAATCAAAATGCAACAGATCAATTGATCAAGCTGAAAACCGTTTACACACAATTAAAGCTGTTGTTTTAGCAACTATTGGTTACTAA
- a CDS encoding APC family permease has translation MEEKQTKEKKISFIAAMLIVIGGSIGAGIFFKSGAVLKSSHSSLILAIFCWIIASFAVIAMALSLIEISSVKNDNLSLMSWCKVFNSKRIFRASKDFMTYIYLPLTYLFMPMYVIMSLQDGVGALMNKDALTFGTNADWLIWLSISLLMTVYFLTVPAIWSKVGSVQNIVVLSVKFIPLVFITIMGFVLAFTGNGGLNEVNWTMPAPDQTFAEAIKSGKSVTALPKLGAGLGVFLAVAAIFFAYDGFYVAAGIQSEMKEPKKTPLAIFIGLGITTLIYLIVAISMSLNGGSFFGFNGYMSSLFKNEKAGRIVFGLINICISIGVLGIINGFSMWAPRYVEDLLATGDLPFWEKWHKKLNPNKPYVGIIYSLVITIPVVIIFTTIGALAYIADNSDYTIYSSDAHQSMARLYAFCDLMANWTALFTFGFIAVAIYGGIKNRKTNKIEIKNKKKYFLPFAWISVILVGFSLAVTILAPITDMFLLAGVNKDYVDYSVDSSLGNATLEEYVKAIDASRAEMYKNLIISRVALVCVLGIFAMLTFLPAVIEDAINKKKYGSLETYEEYKAQKLAELSKEEATLTKQKPVEVQA, from the coding sequence ATGGAAGAAAAACAAACAAAAGAAAAGAAGATTTCCTTTATAGCTGCTATGTTGATCGTTATAGGTGGATCAATTGGTGCTGGTATCTTCTTTAAATCAGGTGCTGTTTTAAAAAGCTCGCACAGTAGTTTGATTCTAGCCATTTTCTGTTGAATAATTGCATCATTTGCGGTTATTGCAATGGCTTTATCATTGATTGAAATTTCATCAGTTAAAAATGACAACTTGTCACTTATGAGCTGATGTAAAGTCTTTAACAGCAAACGGATTTTCCGCGCTTCAAAAGACTTTATGACCTATATCTATTTACCTCTTACATACTTATTTATGCCTATGTATGTAATCATGTCACTTCAAGATGGTGTTGGGGCATTAATGAATAAAGATGCTTTAACATTCGGAACAAATGCTGACTGACTTATTTGATTATCAATTAGCTTATTAATGACTGTTTACTTCTTAACAGTACCTGCAATTTGATCAAAAGTTGGTAGTGTTCAAAACATTGTTGTTTTAAGTGTTAAATTTATACCATTAGTATTTATTACTATTATGGGATTTGTATTAGCATTCACTGGAAATGGTGGTTTAAACGAAGTTAACTGAACAATGCCTGCTCCAGATCAAACATTTGCAGAAGCAATTAAATCAGGTAAAAGTGTTACTGCTTTACCTAAATTAGGAGCTGGTCTTGGTGTATTCCTTGCTGTTGCTGCTATCTTCTTTGCTTATGATGGATTCTATGTCGCTGCTGGAATTCAAAGTGAAATGAAAGAACCTAAAAAGACTCCTTTAGCAATTTTCATTGGTTTAGGAATCACAACCTTAATTTACTTAATTGTTGCTATTTCAATGTCACTTAACGGTGGATCATTCTTTGGCTTCAATGGATACATGAGTAGTTTATTCAAAAATGAAAAAGCTGGTCGAATTGTTTTTGGTTTAATTAACATTTGTATTTCAATTGGTGTTCTAGGTATTATTAATGGTTTCTCAATGTGAGCTCCTCGTTATGTAGAAGATTTATTAGCTACAGGCGACTTACCATTCTGAGAAAAATGACACAAAAAATTAAATCCTAACAAACCATATGTTGGTATTATATACTCACTAGTAATCACAATTCCTGTTGTTATTATCTTTACTACAATTGGTGCTTTAGCATATATTGCTGATAACTCAGATTATACAATTTATAGTAGTGATGCGCATCAATCAATGGCAAGACTATATGCCTTCTGCGACTTGATGGCTAACTGAACAGCTTTATTTACATTCGGATTTATTGCTGTTGCAATTTATGGCGGAATTAAAAATAGAAAAACAAACAAAATTGAAATTAAAAATAAGAAAAAATACTTCTTACCATTTGCATGAATTTCAGTTATCTTAGTTGGATTTAGTTTAGCTGTAACTATTTTAGCTCCTATTACTGATATGTTCTTACTTGCAGGCGTTAACAAAGATTATGTTGACTATTCAGTAGACAGTAGTCTAGGAAATGCAACACTTGAAGAATATGTAAAAGCTATTGATGCTTCAAGAGCTGAAATGTACAAAAACTTAATTATTTCTAGAGTTGCATTAGTATGTGTATTAGGAATATTTGCAATGTTAACATTCCTTCCTGCAGTTATTGAAGATGCAATTAACAAGAAAAAATATGGTTCTTTAGAAACTTATGAAGAATACAAAGCACAAAAATTAGCAGAATTGTCAAAAGAAGAAGCTACTTTAACTAAACAAAAACCAGTTGAAGTTC
- a CDS encoding UU173 family protein, which yields MKIMNSIKKIINFGQYYKFFVKQKYYIWHNLLDSDLENKDANNFSLPLIKNYHSLNLAQFSDDESEEGEEETFWSDFVYQAENTPWDFKGANLIAYDKIESQYIDFLKNNIWKVQNNYETAIFKKVADVKEATINTQEALKDSKIKYIINPVFSFKALSKNKEEFTIKAQPFAYDKVNKIIYFKRMNSKTTNKDYLEANYLYQVAKKAKVEVKKIQNIIFDDYTQNGFVFRKDKLNLRLIEASSCGKNKMDKKALRSDLGYTINDGSYFASKNEANVHGDYLFAALQEDIFTQPSARKMPKTSLEFMSKDPRSKFGDFKEVISKIVEAYYLTKPTFSFDNQIMLPDSDMFYGKNKDLMNKVRVAVTPLELQYSPAVKKCLKTFDQEYLNQFWEKVKEKRSFHNNFSSFVLEILSLLHQKDKRIIWYDYEGLSSVFPIIDYLNPYIQITHQVSIIETINGQITNKNNIVKDPKNITIYDLLDNIIAVYSNKADYYIVYNKGYENTRNNELIELAKLYYADSQHKKDMEHYLSINKLDMEKLEQLITYVNEHTIDLLDCFKPISKNKFDERYGMDANKNYYVFKTNYVPQAKFHSENLNKEILYTSVSKNSIPFNVENLATYYKDERFSTFIYELWGKTSIKKIEHIITENKFKLRHIIKPYKTLEIQNGSMALEESISRKLGIIGDKAWEAKIEYLKEYCENDVMAMIMTYDFIMEIVASVFPKIYENEYKLKENQYYDFDPNSLELVIKNN from the coding sequence ATGAAGATTATGAATTCAATTAAAAAAATAATTAATTTTGGCCAATATTACAAATTTTTTGTTAAGCAAAAATACTACATTTGACACAATCTTTTAGATAGTGATTTAGAAAATAAAGATGCTAACAACTTTTCATTGCCTTTAATTAAAAATTATCATTCTTTAAACCTTGCTCAATTTAGCGATGATGAAAGTGAAGAAGGTGAAGAAGAAACATTTTGAAGTGATTTTGTTTATCAAGCAGAAAACACTCCTTGAGACTTTAAAGGAGCTAATTTAATAGCTTATGATAAGATTGAATCTCAATATATCGACTTCTTAAAAAATAACATTTGAAAAGTCCAAAACAACTATGAAACAGCCATATTCAAAAAAGTAGCAGACGTTAAAGAAGCTACAATTAACACACAGGAAGCTTTAAAAGACAGCAAAATTAAATACATTATTAATCCTGTTTTTTCTTTTAAAGCTTTAAGCAAAAATAAAGAAGAATTTACAATAAAAGCCCAACCTTTTGCTTATGATAAAGTTAATAAAATTATTTATTTTAAAAGAATGAATTCTAAAACAACTAATAAAGATTATTTAGAAGCTAATTACTTATATCAAGTAGCTAAAAAAGCCAAAGTTGAAGTTAAAAAAATTCAAAATATTATTTTTGATGACTATACTCAAAATGGTTTTGTTTTTAGAAAAGATAAACTAAACTTAAGATTAATTGAAGCTTCAAGTTGTGGTAAAAACAAAATGGACAAAAAGGCTTTAAGAAGTGATCTTGGTTACACAATTAATGATGGTTCTTATTTTGCTTCAAAAAATGAAGCTAATGTTCATGGAGATTACCTTTTTGCCGCACTTCAAGAAGATATTTTCACTCAACCAAGTGCACGCAAAATGCCAAAAACTTCTTTAGAATTTATGAGCAAAGATCCAAGAAGTAAATTTGGAGACTTTAAAGAAGTAATAAGTAAAATTGTAGAAGCTTATTATTTAACTAAACCAACATTTTCATTTGATAATCAAATTATGTTGCCGGATTCAGATATGTTTTATGGTAAAAACAAAGATTTAATGAATAAAGTTAGAGTAGCTGTTACACCTCTTGAATTACAATATTCTCCTGCTGTCAAAAAATGTTTAAAAACTTTTGATCAAGAATACTTAAATCAATTTTGAGAAAAAGTTAAGGAAAAAAGATCATTCCATAATAACTTTTCATCTTTTGTTTTAGAAATATTATCTTTATTACACCAAAAAGACAAAAGAATTATTTGATATGACTATGAAGGTCTTAGCTCAGTATTTCCAATAATTGACTACTTGAATCCTTATATTCAAATCACTCACCAAGTTTCAATTATTGAAACAATTAATGGACAAATAACAAATAAAAATAATATTGTTAAAGACCCTAAAAATATCACGATTTATGATCTTCTAGACAATATTATTGCTGTTTATTCAAATAAAGCTGACTACTACATTGTTTATAACAAAGGTTATGAAAATACCAGAAACAATGAACTTATAGAATTAGCTAAACTTTATTATGCTGATAGTCAACATAAAAAAGACATGGAACACTATTTATCTATAAATAAGCTCGATATGGAAAAATTAGAACAATTAATTACTTATGTTAATGAACATACTATTGACTTATTAGATTGTTTTAAACCAATATCTAAGAATAAATTCGATGAACGTTATGGCATGGATGCTAATAAAAATTATTATGTTTTTAAAACTAATTATGTCCCTCAAGCTAAATTTCATAGTGAAAATTTAAATAAAGAAATTTTATATACTTCAGTTTCTAAAAATAGTATTCCTTTTAACGTTGAAAATTTAGCAACTTACTATAAAGACGAAAGATTTTCAACTTTCATTTATGAATTATGAGGCAAAACCAGTATTAAAAAAATTGAACACATTATCACTGAAAATAAATTTAAATTAAGACATATTATTAAACCTTATAAAACTCTTGAAATCCAAAATGGATCAATGGCTTTAGAAGAATCAATTAGTCGTAAATTAGGCATCATTGGTGACAAAGCTTGAGAAGCTAAAATTGAATATTTAAAAGAATACTGTGAAAATGATGTTATGGCTATGATTATGACATATGATTTTATTATGGAAATAGTAGCTAGTGTATTTCCTAAAATTTACGAAAACGAGTATAAATTAAAGGAAAACCAATATTATGATTTTGATCCTAATAGCTTAGAATTAGTAATCAAAAACAACTAA